GATTGTCTCAATAATGTctctaattaaaatttttgtacgacTACACCAGTTACACAGTTCCTTATCTAGTTTGTCTGGTAACTCATTTAGTCACTATTTGAGCTTAGATTAGTTTGCTTGACTTGTTATTTTAAACTATAAATTAGTTGAAGGCTAGCGTTGACTCAGAAGTTgacgtgattattattagaATTGTTCTATTTTGCAGAAAAAGTGAATTATCAAcctgtcgaaattttttcattgttcgtCACTGGATACGTTGCGTAACCCCCATCCAAATCAATCAGATTGAAACGTAATCTGTTCTAAAGACTCTTGGATAataacatgtttttttctttcaaatcttaTAGCTCCTTAGAGAATTGAAACATACAAATGTCATAACATTGATACGCGTCTTTCTGTCACACAATGATCGGAAGGTTTGGCTGCTTTTTGACTTTGCGGAGCATGATTTGTGGGTATGTCGCTATTCAATACAGATTTATAATCTAAGATGCATTATCAgtaaatttacattttacatttatgatttaattttggatttttaacCATGAAATGGACTAGATTTCACAAATCTTATGTATTGCCATTCTTTACTAAATTTGTACTTAAAATGTCCTAATACTTATTCGTAATATTTTAGTATCCACTTCTGATCTAGTTCTGAATatagttttatattatttctgctttctttttccaattcaTACTTATATCACACTATCCAATATTGTAACCAAGGGTatacaaaagaaattattacttGAAAATAGTAGCAGTATTTCCTGAGAGAATTCCACGCAGTTGTATAGTTTTTGGCACTGTATGCTGGGAGTAAAGTATTTACAGAATGGTTGGAAGTTTgatcttttttaatttaagaaTACTTTTTTGTCCGTGAGACGTAAAATAGAGTATTAAGAAGAAACTTCTTCCAGTTACAGCCTCTGAAAATAGTTTGTGCGCTGCATAGATTTTACTTATTGTTGGACAAATAGcacatcattttgaaaagtaatatAAGAAAAGGTTCTTGAGAAACAATCTctaatgaatattattaatttcagcatatcataaaatttcatagaGCAGCCAAAGCGAATAAGAAACCTGTTATGGTACCAAAGGGTATGGTGAAGTCGCTTCTATATCAGATATTAGACGGAATTCATTATTTACATTCAAACTGGGTTCTACACAGAGATTTAGTAAGTTGAAATTCGAATATGTAAAACAATGATGTGTTTAGAAGTTGGCTATTAAAAATCATCTCAATTGTCTGTTAAAATAGCCAAGTAATTTGATCGATTATGTGTATAACTAAGCATATCTTTAGAAACCTGCCAATATACTGGTGATGGGAGAAGGTGTGGAAAGAGGGCGAGTAAAGATAGCTGACATGGGATTCGCACGTTTGTTCAACGCTCCCCTCAAGCCCTTAGCAGATTTGGATCCTGTGGTCGTTACGTTTTGGTACCGAGCTCCGGAGCTGCTGCTGGGCGCGAGGCATTATACAAAAGCAATTGGTACGAAttcatacatacctatacaacaGTATTCACAATCTCataagaattttaattttaattatgttTTAAATATCCTCAGATATCTGGGCAATTGGATGTATATTTGCGGAATTACTAACATCGGAGCCTATATTTCACTGCAGACAAGAAGATATCAAGACAAGTAATCCATATCATCACGATCAGCTCGATAGGTAAGCTTTCAAAGTATATTGTACAAGGTGACACTGTACTTTCGGAAATGGGAAGCCTTTCACTGTGGCTAAGAAGCTGTGTCATAACGTATGTGACCCTGTTGTGAAAGCGCCTATAAATTTTGAAGTGTTGTACCAGTAATGAATATACTAGGGACACACCGTAAAATAACGGCTGGCAGCAGATGAAAAGAATTCTCAAATTGAACTCATTTTTGCTACACAGTAATGGCGTTGGCTAAATTGTTAATCTTTCTGTTTATTGACCAGAATATTCAATGTAATGGGATTTCCATTGGAAAAAGATTGGGAAGATATAAAAAGAATGCCAGAGCATCCTACACTCCTCAAAGACTTCAAGCGATCAAAGTAAGCAAAGTTTGATTTACTGATATTTTGTCATATAATCAATTTTGTCAATTATCCGTATTTTCTATGGTTACAAGCTAGTCGTTGAAAAGTCAAATCATCTGATTTGAGTATTTTAAGATCTCCTATTTTTGCGCtgcaatacttgttttatattgacttgatttatttttacagttaTGCGAATTGTTCCTTAACTAAATACATGGATCGCCATAAGATTAAACCGGACAGCAAGGCTTTCAATTTGGTAACACCCTTAGCAGCTAATAATTAGTTGTACTATTCAGTCCGATTACCTTTGTAAATTTACAACCGAAATGCATGCTGAGAGAATTCATTTCACAGGAGttacgaaattcaaaaattagaCAAACTTTGCTAGTTGTTGGGCTTATgcctctatacatataatagctAAGTGTTTGAAAAGTGGCTACGAGTATACCTGTAATTCTTTCTCTGAATTTAGCTGCAGAAACTACTGATGATGGATCCGAACAAAAGGATAACGTCAGAACATTCCATGCAGGATGCCTATTTTCAGGAAGAACCTTTGCCGACGCAAGAGTAAGTCATCACGCTAAATTCTGGTGTTTGTCTTGTCAAACTTGTGTTGGTTTTTGATTCGGTATTTTCAGTAAACTCACGTACtggtttatattttcagtattttcgcTGGTTGCCCCATCCCGTATCCAAAAAGAGAGTTTTTGACTGATGATGATAccgaagaaaaaagtgaaaacaaagCAAGACAAAATCAGCAGCAAACagtaagtatattttttttaaattcttgcaAAACCATcgtttgattttgattttgttacGTTTAACTCTTCAATGCTAGCATCCatctttgtattttattttctattctctcTGCTTTCCTTTACCTatattctcttttctttactttaccCTAAGAGAATTGAATTTAACATTACATTTGTTTCCTCATTCCGGTTGTTAAGTTAAGTTATTTTACGGTCTTAATATTTTACTTCATTTACTATTTGACATTAAGATTGGCACTTGATGAGTGCAAAGTCTGAACATCCTAGATTGAAATACATCTatggaattttattatcacaacTAAAATGTGTTGTGTTGCGTAGACAGAGATTAAGGAGAATAACACACAGTCTGACATATTAGACATTTCCATTTTGACTTCTGTCAGTGTATAGGCCAAAGTTCATGATATTACAAATAGTTCACGGAGCAATAAAATCTACAAGAAAGCTCTGAATAAGTTTTTACGAACTTGCAAACAATGttgtgtgaaataaaaatttccgtgTTAATTGAATCATAATTGCGGAAGTTGACCTCACAAAGGTGAACTATGGGCTCTGTGCCTTGCAGCTGCTTTGTAAAATCACAAAGCACGCGTAACACAAACTGCTCCCGTTTATCATTACCGTTTATCACCGTTTAGACGTTCCAATGATAAGTGCGCTTAGTTCTAAAAATGAATTGTGTAGCAGTGATGTGAAACAACTTCCTTGAAGTAATAAGACGATGTTACGTTggtgtttcattttcttacatTGTTCAGACTACATATAATGGtaattaaataatgttacttagaagatttttttttatgaaatattgacGCTACTATTATGGTCTCAAAGTTCAGTACAATTTATTCTTGCAATGgctaaaaaaatcaacgatagACAATTACTTGTaacgtaattaatttttataaggtGTTCCTCGGATTTCTAGTAGTAAGGCTAGCTGTAACAAATGATGCAGGTAAATACAAACTCCTATAACCAGCAGTAACACTTCTCGATGAGTGACTCGATCGTTTTTTTGGTTCTACTGTCGATGAGATAGTATGATAATTGTGTGTAAGTTTGAGAAGGGAAGTAAATTTCTAGAGCAAACGACAAAATTCCCTCAGATTGctgtttaattatattatatttcgttCTTCGTAGGTGTCAGCTAAATGTTAAAAATGTGGGCAACTGTTTACTGCGAACATCATGAGATTACGTTGACTGTATGTACAAGGTTAGCCTGGTTGTctcaatatttttgtaggCATACTAACATATCAACCTTGCTTGTGCATGCACAGAATCCCTGGTTAAGTGGTGtagtaaaacaaaaacgaaaaaaaaatacgaccaCTCATACACATAATTCATTTTCGTGCAAGCGATAGTCTAATTTTTGCATTAAACAAAAAAGAGATTATATTCTGCAACACTTTCAGCAGGTATGTATCAATACAGACtccaagtaaaaaaattcttactttcGTATCTCAATTGCCTGAATATTACAACAATATTGGACAATAGTCCAAGTGCTATTTGTGGCGTTAATCTAGTTTTCCAAACTTCGATCCACAttggaaatataataatatttctcaattttttaaaacgtgaaGTTGTAATGTGTTTAGATTTTTTATCCACCGCTTATAAGAATTGCATGAAGATGAGGATAAAGTTTGcgatagaaataattatacagtCTCTTGAcatgatataaattttatgtcgttgttcaaaataatgaatttgcCATTCATTTTTAAAGTCAAATTCCATCTCTTAATATAACTCAGAATAGTTCCGTGCTACCTTATTCATGTACACGTAACTATTCTATGTTGCAGAATCAGTGTGTCAACGCAACAAAGGGGGGTACGTGCCAAGTTTATGGTGAGGCTCCAAAACCGTAGGTAAGattgttcataaaaaaatgaacaaaagtgCTTTTAgtgtttcaatatttcatggtTTAATGAAAACCATTACTAATTTCCGATTACTTATGCTTTTAGGA
The genomic region above belongs to Diprion similis isolate iyDipSimi1 chromosome 8, iyDipSimi1.1, whole genome shotgun sequence and contains:
- the LOC124409255 gene encoding LOW QUALITY PROTEIN: cyclin-dependent kinase 8 (The sequence of the model RefSeq protein was modified relative to this genomic sequence to represent the inferred CDS: deleted 1 base in 1 codon) — translated: MTSNMMDYEFKVKTQKDRTKVEDLFEFEGCKVGRGTYGHVYKARRKEGVPDSELKSRPDTKDFGLKQIEGTGLSMSACREIALLRELKHTNVITLIRVFLSHNDRKVWLLFDFAEHDLWHIIKFHRAAKANKKPVMVPKGMVKSLLYQILDGIHYLHSNWVLHRDLKPANILVMGEGVERGRVKIADMGFARLFNAPLKPLADLDPVVVTFWYRAPELLLGARHYTKAIDIWAIGCIFAELLTSEPIFHCRQEDIKTSNPYHHDQLDRIFNVMGFPLEKDWEDIKRMPEHPTLLKDFKRSNYANCSLTKYMDRHKIKPDSKAFNLLQKLLMMDPNKRITSEHSMQDAYFQEEPLPTQDIFAGCPIPYPKREFLTDDDTEEKSENKARQNQQQTNQCVNATKGGTCQVYGNSACSVKKQSNSLSLGLVKTEKLSDKLYNISDSKGPYHFGESKWNMKSNLWFVTMLGPNSYLQENELHGIINFISSCSSLVLSATNSTMRTLNVPESNDM